One Aerococcus urinaeequi DNA segment encodes these proteins:
- a CDS encoding MurR/RpiR family transcriptional regulator, protein MNLVQALKNDQEFTPNEKRIAAYILSNPLATSQFNLRDLATKTYTSHSAIVRFTQKLGFEGFRDFRVALIAYAQQYRFKEGAVDANFPFVPEDSTSDIANKMASLTKQTIEAMQVNLDEQTFEACVKTMLDAKRIFIFAKGDTQISARSFQNKLAKLGIFIVIAEEYADEAWVASNILKSDCAIFTSYRADSVKYQQFIEILKAESVPTILISSLDAKVLAGMTDHWLTTVDLERSDSLKIGTFSSQIAIEYIFNVLYAMIYMTNYQKNNKQIAKKFTRIQRGALDD, encoded by the coding sequence ATGAATTTAGTGCAAGCACTTAAAAATGATCAAGAATTTACCCCCAATGAAAAACGGATAGCGGCTTATATTTTGAGCAATCCTTTAGCGACCAGCCAGTTTAATTTAAGAGACTTGGCGACCAAAACTTATACCTCGCATTCAGCGATTGTCCGTTTCACCCAAAAGTTAGGTTTTGAAGGTTTCAGGGATTTTCGGGTGGCTTTAATTGCCTATGCCCAGCAGTATCGGTTCAAAGAAGGGGCAGTGGATGCCAATTTCCCCTTCGTACCGGAAGATTCGACTAGTGATATTGCCAACAAAATGGCTAGTTTGACCAAGCAGACGATTGAAGCTATGCAAGTCAATTTGGATGAACAGACTTTTGAAGCCTGTGTGAAAACTATGCTAGATGCCAAACGGATATTTATTTTTGCCAAAGGCGACACGCAAATTTCAGCCCGGTCTTTTCAGAATAAGCTCGCTAAATTAGGGATTTTCATTGTGATTGCTGAAGAATACGCGGATGAGGCCTGGGTAGCATCCAATATTTTAAAGTCTGACTGTGCCATTTTTACCTCTTACCGGGCGGATTCAGTCAAGTACCAGCAATTTATTGAGATTTTGAAAGCTGAAAGTGTGCCAACTATTTTGATTTCGTCCCTAGACGCTAAAGTTTTAGCGGGGATGACTGACCATTGGCTGACAACTGTTGATTTGGAGCGGTCAGACTCCCTGAAAATAGGGACTTTCTCCTCCCAAATTGCCATTGAATATATTTTCAATGTTTTATATGCCATGATTTATATGACCAATTACCAGAAAAATAACAAACAAATTGCCAAAAAGTTTACGCGAATCCAGAGAGGAGCATTAGATGATTAA
- a CDS encoding Gfo/Idh/MocA family oxidoreductase, producing the protein MLNIAYIGNGKSTNRYHLPFSSRLPEIANIQTIYSRSGKSAWPALEGVHYTSNLNDIYKDEAINLVVITTPNASHYDLAKQTLEAGKNVLVEKPFAETRDQAQELFDLAKEKGLFIQCYQNRRYDSDFLTTQKVIESGVLGDLIDVEIHYDRYNPEFSENSTYSLIDSYTYGLGSHSLDQAISYFGMPDDVHFDTRQILGAGKLNDYFDFDLNYGNLKVAVSGSLMRFEARPSFAIYGKRGVFIKQTKDRQEEHLKLNYTPDEPGFGQDLPEHFGTLTYLDDNGVYHKEAVVSERGDYRQVYRDIYESIVNGKEKVVKDEETLLVMQIMEDGQVDLH; encoded by the coding sequence ATGTTAAATATTGCTTATATCGGAAACGGTAAATCCACCAACCGCTACCACCTACCCTTTTCTAGCCGCCTACCGGAAATTGCCAACATTCAAACGATTTACTCACGGTCTGGGAAAAGTGCTTGGCCAGCCCTTGAAGGCGTCCATTACACGAGTAACCTAAATGATATCTATAAAGATGAAGCTATCAACCTCGTTGTCATTACAACACCTAACGCCAGCCACTATGATTTAGCCAAACAAACCCTTGAAGCCGGTAAGAATGTTCTGGTGGAAAAACCATTTGCAGAAACCCGCGACCAAGCCCAAGAATTATTCGACTTAGCCAAAGAAAAAGGACTTTTCATCCAGTGCTACCAAAACCGCCGCTACGATTCTGACTTCTTAACAACACAAAAAGTCATCGAATCAGGTGTTCTTGGCGACTTGATCGATGTAGAAATCCACTACGACCGCTATAATCCTGAATTTTCAGAAAATTCAACTTATAGTCTAATCGATTCCTATACATACGGACTAGGGTCTCATTCCCTAGACCAAGCCATTTCTTACTTTGGCATGCCTGACGACGTCCACTTCGACACCCGTCAAATTCTTGGTGCCGGTAAATTGAATGACTACTTCGACTTTGATTTAAACTACGGCAATTTAAAAGTGGCTGTTTCGGGATCATTAATGCGGTTTGAAGCCAGACCATCTTTTGCCATTTACGGCAAAAGAGGTGTCTTCATCAAGCAAACAAAAGACCGTCAAGAAGAACACTTGAAACTAAACTACACCCCTGATGAACCTGGTTTTGGCCAAGACCTGCCTGAACACTTCGGCACTTTGACCTATCTCGATGACAATGGTGTCTATCACAAGGAAGCGGTTGTTTCTGAACGTGGGGACTACCGTCAAGTTTACCGTGATATTTATGAATCGATTGTTAACGGCAAAGAGAAAGTCGTGAAAGACGAGGAAACATTGTTAGTGATGCAAATTATGGAAGACGGACAAGTCGACTTACATTAA
- a CDS encoding Gfo/Idh/MocA family protein, protein MKLGILGAGKIVVDFLSMVHDIPAIELVALLSSERSLVKNQAMADEHGINQVFTDVADLLASDIDTVYVALPNHLHYEFAKKALLANKNVICEKPFTLNLAELEELETIALEKDLVLVEAITNQHFQNFKALKADLAKLGTVKIIEANYSQYSSRYDAFMDGEILPAFDPKKAGGALMDINIYNVHLLVGLFGAPKSATYYANVDRGIDTSGMLIMDFEDFKAVCIGSKDTDAPIKSTIQGRNGALIIDGPTNSLASYDLALRGESSQTTDKRIHSHRMYEEFVEFEDIIRTHDMDRVKANLAHSKAVMAVIDQALASADLQLG, encoded by the coding sequence ATGAAATTAGGAATATTAGGTGCTGGTAAGATTGTCGTGGATTTCCTATCAATGGTCCACGATATCCCAGCTATAGAATTGGTTGCCCTTTTGTCATCTGAAAGATCATTGGTTAAAAACCAAGCAATGGCGGACGAACACGGGATCAATCAGGTGTTTACGGACGTGGCAGACTTACTAGCCAGCGATATCGATACCGTCTACGTGGCCTTGCCCAACCATCTGCATTATGAATTTGCAAAAAAGGCACTATTGGCCAATAAAAACGTGATTTGTGAGAAGCCATTCACCTTAAACTTGGCGGAGCTAGAGGAACTTGAAACCATCGCTTTGGAAAAAGATTTGGTATTAGTAGAAGCAATTACCAACCAACACTTCCAAAACTTCAAAGCACTGAAAGCAGACTTGGCTAAACTGGGGACCGTCAAAATTATTGAAGCCAACTACTCACAATACTCAAGCCGGTATGATGCTTTTATGGACGGTGAAATTTTACCAGCCTTTGATCCCAAAAAAGCTGGTGGTGCCTTAATGGACATCAATATTTATAACGTCCATTTACTGGTCGGCTTATTTGGTGCACCAAAATCAGCGACATATTATGCCAATGTAGATCGGGGAATCGATACATCTGGCATGTTGATCATGGATTTTGAAGATTTTAAAGCGGTCTGCATCGGGTCAAAAGATACCGACGCCCCAATTAAATCAACCATTCAAGGACGAAACGGTGCCTTAATTATCGATGGCCCAACCAATTCATTGGCTTCTTATGATTTGGCCTTGCGCGGAGAGTCTTCACAGACAACCGACAAACGAATTCATAGCCACCGCATGTATGAAGAATTTGTTGAATTTGAAGACATCATCCGTACTCACGATATGGACCGGGTTAAAGCAAACTTAGCCCACTCTAAGGCGGTTATGGCAGTCATTGACCAAGCACTTGCTTCAGCAGATCTACAACTAGGATAA